A genomic window from Salvia miltiorrhiza cultivar Shanhuang (shh) chromosome 5, IMPLAD_Smil_shh, whole genome shotgun sequence includes:
- the LOC131025871 gene encoding uncharacterized protein LOC131025871, producing MEELDELRNEAYENARIYKDKVKKMHDRRVVQKDFHPGMKVLLFNSRLKLFPGKLKSRWIGPFIIKEVLNHGVVVLTKEGTDEQFTVNGHRVKPYLEHEVVSVVVESQALHDPTF from the coding sequence atGGAAGAGCTTGATGAGTTGCGTAATGAAGCATATGAGAATGCGCGCATCTACAAGGATAAAGTGAAGAAAATGCATGATCGTCGCGTTGTGCAAAAGGACTTCCACCCGGGCATGAAAGTACTGTTGTTCAACTCACGGTTGAAACTCTTTCCGGGAAAACTCAAGTCCCGTTGGATTGGCCCCTTCATCATCAAAGAAGTACTCAACCATGGAGTCGTGGTGTTGACCAAGGAAGGCACCGATGAGCAGTTTACAGTCAATGGGCATAGGGTGAAGCCCTACTTGGAGCATGAAGTTGTTTCCGTTgtagtggagtctcaagctctccACGACCCGACGTTCTAA